GATTTGTGGAACTGAATTCAGTGCGGAGACGATACCGATTGACGGAGAGGAAATCGTCGAAGCCTACGAAATCTGAAGACAGAACAAAGCACTGGAGGTTATTGCTTGCTACGCGCGCAAAACCTCAGTGCAGACGTTAGCCGTGAAGAGGGAAATACGAGCATGAAAACAAGCCAAGTGTTTGGAATATCACCTGAACTACGTGAATACTCGTATGTGGATCGTGGGAACCTTGACGCTGCGCTTGCCACTTACCTGGATCGCACAACGCACATAGCAATTCGCGGTCCTTCCAAGTCAGGCAAATCCTGGTTGAGGCAGAAGGTCTTGCACAAGCCGCTTACTGTGCAGTGCCGTCTTCGGAAACCATTCACAGATATTTATGTTGATGCCCTGTCGCAACTCGAAGTTAGGCTCGAAGTAAAGGAATCTCGTCAAGGAGTATTCAAAGCCAGCCTATCGGCAACCGGCGAAGGGGGTGCAGCCCTGTTGGCCAAGGTCGGCATCACAGCATCCATGGGACGCGATACCGAGAAGACAACTGAGACAATGTCTGTTGGCCACGACATCAACGATCTTCGCTTTGTCGCTGAAATCATCAAGAATTCTGGCCGTCGTCTCGCAATTGAGGATTTCCATTATATGTCCACCGAGGACAGGAGACATTTTGCTTTTGACCTCAAGACGCTGTGGGATTATGGGGTCTACGCGATCATTATCGGAGTGTGGTCAGAAACAAACCTGCTTCTGCATCTGAATCCAGATCTCACTGGCCGCGTCCATGAAATCCCAATTGAGTGGATAGAGAAGGATCTTGAAGCGATTCTGCACAAGGGGGGTGATGCACTCCATATTGACTTCGGCCCAGACGTCACGACAAGACTTGTTTCCCTCGCCTACTCAAATGCCGGGCTACTCCAGCAACTCACGCTGCTAACGTTGGACGAAGCTGGCATCACCGAGAAAAAACTTCTGAAACAACATGTGAGTAATGTGGAGCACGTTAATGGTGCAGGCATGGCCTATGCCGAACAGTTAAACCCTGTCTATCAGCAGTTTGCCAAGAGAGTGGCAGCCGGCATACGAACTCGTCAGAACGCCACCGGTATCTATGCTCACACGATGGCGGTGCTTATGGAAACGAGCGACGACGATCTCATAAAAGGGATCCACGCCCGAGCGATTTTTGAGAAAGCGGTCAAGCGGCAGGAGCGGATTCAGTACAGCAATTTGAAAGCTATTCTCGAGAAACTTCAGGAGTTGCAGGTTGATGAGGATGGTCGCGGACTTATTCTTGGGTATAGCCCGGCAACAGAAGAAGTGACCGTTGTTGATCGACAGCTTCTTCTCTATCGAGGCTATGCAACAGTCAAGTGGCCTTGGGAGGACCTAGTCCGCGAAGCGGATGCAGCAGGCGGACAGCTGGAGGTCGGCTAACGGGCGCCTGAGCTTCAGTTCCAGCGGCCCGCGCTGGCGCGCGGGCTAACTAGCGCTGGAACCGATGCCCCCTCCGGGGGCACCGCTCAGCCGCAGCCCCGTTCGGCTGACAGACAATACGGAGGATACACAAGATGAAGGGCGGAGGTATCGGAGCGATCATTCTTATCATCATCGTTGTGCTTGTCTTGCTCAGGCTCTGTTCCTGCTAAGGCGCAAGGGGAGATGTGCAACATGAAGAAACTCAGGATTCCTCACTTGCGGCTTGTTGCGACCGGGGCAGTCATCGTGGTGCTTGCTGCCGTGCTTGTCCCCCTGGTTCCGAAGATCGTTCAGCTTGTCCAGGTCGTAACGTCGGTAAAGCATACTGAGCGCAACGCGCTGGAAGTCCTCAAGAGCGAGGAACTAAGCTTTCTTGTGACCGATCGGATCACGTCTCAAATCGTGGTCGAGTCGAACGACAGCAACCCCATCCTCGGAAAGAAGGAGGGGTATCTGATCGCCAAGGCAAAGCTGTACTACGGAATCGACCTTGCCAAGCTGACCGACGCGGATCTGGCAAGAACTAACAATCAACTCGTGGTTCATCTTCCCGAACCGGAGGAACTGGACTTCTCTGTGGACCTTGAGTCGATGCGATTCATATCGAAACGATCTGGCTTGATGGTGATCGCCGACTGGATTACGAACGCAGATCAAGAGGAGGCATTGCGCACGCAATTCAGGGATGCTGCGCTTGACTACATGAAGGGCGAAGACCTCATCCCGTCAAAGGAAATGATCATCTTTCGCCTTACCAAGCTCGGCGAGATGTTCTCAGAGTATATCGGGGTGAAGGTCGTCTTTCAATAGCAGAGAGAGAAGACGGAGCCGAACATCACACTGAACGCTATCGTCGCTTCGCGCCGAAGCGTTAGTGTGGGCGTTAGCCCGACGCACCAGCGCGTCGGGCTAACGGGCGCCTGCGCTTCAGTTCCAGCGGCCCGCGCTGGCGCGCGGGCTAACTAGCGCTGGAACCGATNNNNNNNNNNNNNNNNNNNNNNNNNNNNNNNNNNNNNNNNNNNNNNNNNNNNNNNNNNNNNNNNNNNNNNNNNNNNNNNNNNNNNNNNNNNNNNNNNNNNGCCCCCTCCGGGGGCACCGCTCAGCCGCCCGTTGGCAATGGAAAGGAGACCAATCATGCCCGATGCGCGAAGAACAACAGGCGGGTTCAAGTATTGCCCTCACTGCAACGAAGTGAGAGAGACCCGAGTCTGTGAGGAGCTTAACAAGAACGTTCGTATCGGCGATTTGCAGGCAAAGCGGAGGCGGGTCATATGCGGACTCGACCGCAAGGGGCAAGGCGGTTACGGCCGCAAATGGTGGACTGTTGAGGTCGTCGAATCGGAACTCAAGCAAGCATTGTGTCTATCTGATTGAAAGGAGCGTGACGACGAATGGCAACGAAACTCATCTACAAGAACGCTGAAGCGCTTGAGCCCATCAACAAGCTGCTCCAAGAAGCATCAGAAGGGGTGGAGGATGAAGGCCGGACTATTGATAGTAGTTCAATGCCTGGTGTGCTGGGTGCCGCAGTTGGTGGCGGAGTGGGTGCAGGTGCGAGCTTTGCAGCGCTTTACTTCTTGGGAACGGTCGGACTAAGCGCAGCTGGCATCACTTCGGGCCTTGCAACAGCAGGAGCAATTGTCGGGGGTGGCATGGTGGCGGGTGTGGGCGTCCTAGCAGCCCCAGTGGCTGGCCTGGCGGTAGGCGGCTATGCGCTGATTGCGCGTCGAAACAGAAAGCGTCTTGTCCAAGCCAAAGAGTACCTGCTCAAGCAAGTTGTTGCCAAGCACGACGCCGTCCTGAAAGCGCTCAAGAAGCGCGTCGACCTCTCAGAAGAGCGTGTGCAGTACTTGGAGGCACTGAACATCAGCCTTCGAAGAGCAATCAGCGATCTTGAAGAGGACCTGGCGGCATGAGCGACAAATACGACACAGTCGATGTCACTGGCGTTGACAGCGA
The sequence above is drawn from the bacterium genome and encodes:
- a CDS encoding DUF4230 domain-containing protein, whose amino-acid sequence is MKKLRIPHLRLVATGAVIVVLAAVLVPLVPKIVQLVQVVTSVKHTERNALEVLKSEELSFLVTDRITSQIVVESNDSNPILGKKEGYLIAKAKLYYGIDLAKLTDADLARTNNQLVVHLPEPEELDFSVDLESMRFISKRSGLMVIADWITNADQEEALRTQFRDAALDYMKGEDLIPSKEMIIFRLTKLGEMFSEYIGVKVVFQ